A genome region from Gossypium hirsutum isolate 1008001.06 chromosome A04, Gossypium_hirsutum_v2.1, whole genome shotgun sequence includes the following:
- the LOC107886571 gene encoding vacuolar iron transporter homolog 4 — MASSQSLKLPSLNNAEIPVHVIHTEENQIQKPAVDELDYSQRGQWLRAAVLGANDGLVSVASLMMGVSSVKEDVKAVIVVGFAGLVAGACSMAIGEFVSVCTQRDVEIAQMKREKRKGSSKSDENDEKLPNPVQAALASALAFAIGAVVPLLAAAFIRQHKVRMAVVVAVASVALVVFGVVGALLGGTPMVKSSARVLVGGWMAMGTTFGLTKLIGSDHGMQF; from the coding sequence ATGGCTTCCTCGCAATCTCTTAAACTTCCATCGCTTAACAACGCTGAAATACCCGTACACGTCATACACACTGAAGAAAACCAGATTCAAAAGCCTGCTGTTGATGAATTGGATTACTCCCAAAGAGGACAATGGCTTCGAGCTGCTGTTTTGGGAGCCAACGATGGGTTGGTTTCCGTTGCATCACTAATGATGGGTGTCTCCTCAGTTAAAGAAGACGTCAAAGCTGTTATCGTTGTTGGCTTTGCAGGTTTGGTCGCCGGGGCCTGTAGCATGGCCATAGGAGAGTTTGTATCTGTATGCACCCAAAGGGACGTAGAGATAGCTCAAATGAAAAGAGAGAAGCGAAAGGGGTCATCAAAGAGTGATGAAAATGATGAGAAACTGCCTAATCCTGTACAAGCTGCCTTGGCATCGGCTTTGGCTTTTGCAATCGGTGCGGTGGTTCCGCTATTGGCTGCTGCTTTTATAAGGCAGCATAAGGTGAGGATGGCGGTGGTTGTTGCGGTGGCTAGTGTGGCTTTGGTGGTGTTTGGAGTGGTGGGTGCTTTGCTTGGGGGAACTCCTATGGTGAAATCTAGCGCAAGGGTGCTTGTTGGGGGATGGATGGCGATGGGTACTACTTTTGGACTCACCAAGTTGATTGGATCCGATCATGGGATGCAATTTTGA